TCATATTGACAAAAACATTAGTAACCAGAttaaacaatcaaataaacatTGATTACATTTAGAAGGGGAGCATTTTTTGAACATTAGATCGAGAACAATGAGTAATAAAATCAGAAGTATTCGAAGAATCCACAAGACAAACTGGAATAGAGGAGAGAACAATGAATACCTGGAAAACGGCGGAGGTGGGAGTGACATAAGAGAAAGAGGACTGAACACCACCGGAGCAATCGACGGAGAGAACATTCTGAACGAGCGTCCTCTGGAGATCGTAGGTGGAATCGGCAGAGCCTTCAAGGTCACCCGAATACTGATTGGCAGTCCACTTGCCACCGGAGCTCCGACAGATGAAGGTGAAAACTCCCATTGTTTGATCTTCGAACTGGGATTCTGCTTGAAGCGAATTACGAAGAATAAAAACGAGAGCGTTGGAGTGGACGGCTCTTCAGTGGATTGTGTTTGGTTTTTATGTCGAGAGACGAAACCCTAGCGAGAGAGGAAAACGAGGGTTTGGCTTCGTCAAATGACGGATTTACCCTCACAATTTCATCATTGATTTGATTGAACT
The nucleotide sequence above comes from Cucurbita pepo subsp. pepo cultivar mu-cu-16 chromosome LG11, ASM280686v2, whole genome shotgun sequence. Encoded proteins:
- the LOC111805042 gene encoding 60S acidic ribosomal protein P3-2-like — translated: MGVFTFICRSSGGKWTANQYSGDLEGSADSTYDLQRTLVQNVLSVDCSGGVQSSFSYVTPTSAVFQVIIGGSSGGGFIGGGGAAAAPAGGDAPAAAEAPAEKKEEVKEESDDDDLGFSLFD